Proteins from a single region of Corynebacterium casei LMG S-19264:
- a CDS encoding ABC transporter permease, whose product MASGSTMRKVSLRNILAHKLRLALTLLAVVLGTSFIAGSFMFTKTLSDTFDSAISSSFDGVDAAASPVEGGQGISEETRLAMAEDPEVGSVNIRGSQTVVAANEDSEAFQTGGGSSSLAPFYPEEDYVGEPFSMTEGEAPTGTDEVVINQGAVDEYDIAVGDTFVLVTPDEHINVEVSGIYEPAVSSGSSITLMMAEDGYLERFTANGSVSSLAVSGAEDVEPDALVEHLNNEYEVSAESGEKLAEEMTEAIAEGMQFINYFLIAFGLIALLVGTFIIANTFSMIVAQRTKEFALLRALGASRGQITRSVVTESVIVGFIGSAVGVLAGMGLVAIIKLVLSAQDMPMGSGLGLTPSAVIVPIVLGTIVTVISAWAPARRAGSVEPVEAMRTTESAAGSSLKVRTVIGLIVLVLGAVFAIWGTLWTDGSTGSRASLVGVGALFVIVGYFLAGPALSLPIVPAFGKVIGAPLGAIGSLAATNSKRNPRRTSATAFALTLGLALVTAIGMLGATMNSSIQDLMEDNVSSDYILSGPTDGSFPTPGNTPELAQETEGVASTTTAGMSPVLIDGQAAMNYGPQFQFTNYVDGNPEDMVTFEVVEGSMNLDETPGFIANTTVVEANGWEVGESYELTSPVNPTETRDVELIGIYEPNPIVEGFAVSKSAYEGMIPDGVSQMLFVGVSAEEGYDLDELRTNLEESMKDLIIVQVMTGEEYAGQATDMVTQMLSILYALLALAVIIAILGIVNTLTLGVIERRQEIGMLRAVGTQRRQIRTMITLEAVQIAVFGAVMGMLIGLGLGWAFIEVLADSGLENAVVPWAQLLIMLASSAVVGVIAAIWPSARAAKTPPLEAIAD is encoded by the coding sequence ATGGCTAGTGGTTCAACAATGCGCAAGGTGTCCTTGCGCAACATTCTTGCACACAAACTCCGGCTGGCACTGACGCTTCTTGCGGTGGTTCTGGGTACCTCGTTTATCGCAGGTTCCTTCATGTTCACTAAGACGCTGTCGGATACTTTTGATTCCGCGATTTCCTCGTCGTTTGATGGTGTTGATGCAGCAGCCAGCCCAGTCGAGGGCGGGCAGGGGATCTCGGAAGAAACCCGCCTGGCTATGGCCGAAGATCCAGAGGTCGGCTCTGTCAATATTCGTGGCAGCCAGACCGTGGTGGCGGCGAATGAAGATTCTGAGGCCTTCCAAACCGGTGGCGGCTCATCATCACTCGCGCCGTTCTACCCCGAAGAGGACTATGTTGGTGAGCCTTTCAGCATGACTGAAGGTGAGGCACCGACTGGCACTGATGAGGTAGTCATTAACCAAGGAGCGGTGGATGAATATGACATTGCTGTGGGAGACACCTTCGTCCTGGTCACTCCGGATGAGCACATCAACGTCGAGGTCTCCGGTATCTATGAGCCGGCGGTAAGTTCTGGTTCTTCCATTACTTTGATGATGGCAGAAGACGGCTACCTGGAGCGCTTCACCGCTAATGGTTCGGTGAGCTCCTTGGCGGTATCCGGTGCTGAAGATGTGGAGCCGGACGCGTTGGTAGAACACCTCAACAATGAGTATGAGGTCTCTGCTGAATCCGGTGAGAAGCTGGCTGAGGAAATGACCGAAGCGATTGCTGAGGGCATGCAGTTTATTAACTATTTCCTGATCGCGTTCGGTTTGATCGCGCTGCTGGTGGGCACGTTCATCATTGCTAATACCTTCTCGATGATTGTCGCGCAGCGTACAAAAGAATTCGCGCTGCTGCGCGCGCTGGGTGCTTCCCGCGGTCAGATTACACGCTCGGTGGTGACGGAATCCGTCATCGTTGGTTTCATCGGTTCTGCTGTTGGTGTTCTAGCCGGCATGGGCTTGGTGGCGATCATCAAACTGGTTCTCAGCGCCCAAGACATGCCGATGGGCAGCGGTTTGGGGCTGACCCCAAGTGCAGTGATTGTTCCAATCGTTTTGGGCACCATCGTCACGGTTATCTCCGCGTGGGCGCCGGCGCGTCGCGCCGGTTCGGTCGAACCAGTTGAAGCGATGCGCACCACGGAATCGGCGGCGGGTTCCTCGCTGAAGGTTCGTACCGTCATTGGTCTAATCGTTCTGGTGCTTGGTGCAGTGTTCGCCATTTGGGGAACATTGTGGACTGATGGCTCAACTGGCAGTCGCGCCTCCCTGGTGGGGGTTGGCGCGTTGTTCGTCATCGTCGGCTACTTCCTAGCCGGTCCAGCATTGAGCCTTCCGATTGTGCCGGCCTTCGGCAAGGTCATCGGCGCACCCCTCGGAGCGATTGGCTCGCTGGCGGCAACCAACTCCAAGCGCAACCCGCGCCGTACCTCCGCGACCGCATTCGCGTTGACCTTGGGTCTGGCGCTGGTCACGGCGATTGGCATGCTGGGTGCGACCATGAACAGCTCCATTCAGGATTTGATGGAAGACAACGTCTCCTCGGATTACATCCTGAGTGGCCCGACCGATGGTTCCTTCCCAACCCCAGGCAACACGCCAGAGTTGGCACAGGAGACAGAGGGCGTGGCAAGCACCACAACAGCGGGTATGTCGCCAGTGCTTATCGATGGCCAAGCGGCGATGAACTACGGCCCGCAGTTCCAGTTCACCAACTACGTTGATGGCAACCCTGAAGACATGGTGACCTTCGAAGTAGTTGAAGGCTCCATGAACCTGGATGAAACTCCAGGCTTCATTGCCAATACCACCGTCGTGGAGGCTAATGGTTGGGAGGTCGGCGAATCTTATGAGCTGACCTCGCCGGTCAATCCGACCGAAACCCGTGATGTTGAGCTGATTGGTATCTACGAGCCGAATCCGATCGTGGAAGGTTTTGCGGTATCGAAGTCTGCTTATGAAGGCATGATTCCAGATGGCGTGAGCCAGATGCTCTTCGTTGGTGTTAGTGCTGAAGAGGGCTATGACCTCGATGAGCTGCGCACCAACCTGGAAGAATCCATGAAGGATCTGATCATTGTGCAGGTCATGACTGGTGAAGAATACGCCGGTCAAGCAACCGACATGGTCACGCAGATGCTGTCTATCCTCTACGCACTGCTGGCGTTGGCTGTCATCATCGCCATCTTGGGCATTGTGAACACCTTGACCCTGGGCGTGATTGAGCGCCGACAGGAAATCGGTATGCTGCGCGCGGTGGGTACCCAGCGCCGCCAGATCCGCACCATGATTACCCTCGAGGCCGTACAGATCGCGGTCTTCGGCGCGGTCATGGGTATGTTGATCGGTCTTGGCCTGGGCTGGGCATTCATCGAAGTGCTGGCAGATTCCGGTCTTGAAAATGCTGTGGTTCCGTGGGCTCAGCTGCTGATTATGCTGGCATCTTCGGCTGTCGTCGGCGTGATTGCCGCTATTTGGCCATCAGCCCGTGCGGCGAAGACTCCGCCGCTCGAGGCCATCGCCGACTAG
- a CDS encoding ABC transporter ATP-binding protein encodes MSNQPTGTPDKETADASVPASGIDSNGSSQGGAAAARAIDLHKQYGEGETAVVALDHINIEFARNKFTAIMGPSGSGKSTLMHTMAGLDRASSGGAFIGETDLSRLNDKEITAIRRDRLGFIFQSFNLVPTLTAEENITLPTDIAGKKVDREWFEEVTTRLGIANRLSHRPAELSGGQQQRVACARALVSRPEIIFGDEPTGNLDSNSSKEVLDILRTAVDKDDQTVVIVTHDPKAAAYADRVVFLSDGQFVNELQDPSVEDIHKAMAEIES; translated from the coding sequence ATGAGCAACCAGCCCACTGGTACCCCTGACAAAGAGACGGCAGATGCTTCCGTCCCGGCCTCTGGTATTGATTCGAACGGCAGCTCTCAAGGTGGTGCTGCCGCAGCCCGTGCCATTGATTTGCATAAGCAGTACGGCGAAGGTGAGACTGCGGTTGTTGCACTTGATCACATCAATATCGAGTTCGCACGCAACAAGTTCACTGCAATTATGGGCCCGTCGGGTTCCGGTAAGTCGACTTTGATGCATACGATGGCTGGTTTGGATAGGGCATCGTCAGGCGGAGCTTTTATTGGTGAAACTGATCTGTCCCGTCTTAATGACAAGGAAATTACCGCTATCCGTCGTGACCGACTGGGCTTTATCTTCCAGTCTTTTAACTTGGTGCCAACTTTGACTGCAGAAGAAAACATCACCCTGCCAACTGATATTGCTGGCAAGAAGGTGGACCGCGAATGGTTCGAAGAGGTAACTACTCGACTAGGCATTGCTAACCGTTTGTCCCACCGCCCAGCGGAGCTATCTGGCGGCCAGCAGCAGCGTGTAGCATGTGCGCGCGCACTGGTCTCGCGTCCGGAGATCATCTTCGGCGATGAGCCGACCGGTAACTTGGACTCCAATTCCTCCAAGGAAGTTTTGGACATTCTGCGTACCGCGGTGGACAAGGATGACCAGACCGTGGTTATCGTGACGCACGATCCGAAGGCAGCAGCATATGCCGACCGCGTTGTATTCCTTTCCGATGGCCAGTTCGTCAACGAACTGCAAGACCCATCTGTGGAAGACATTCACAAGGCAATGGCGGAGATTGAGAGCTAA
- a CDS encoding universal stress protein has translation MKTIITGVDFSQTALTAAEKAAEFAASFDADLYVFSAYSMSSAVAIQTANSGNMATKTSEAYQRLADGQAAAAQQAAESVATILRNSWPKIQVMPLAVEGQPAEVLLKKADELSADAIVVGNKKAQGLSRILGSISRNVAAEAKCDLYIVNTTQQQSR, from the coding sequence ATGAAAACTATTATCACGGGTGTCGATTTCAGTCAGACAGCCCTCACCGCAGCAGAAAAGGCAGCCGAATTCGCTGCCAGCTTTGACGCCGATCTTTACGTATTTTCCGCATACAGCATGAGTTCCGCAGTAGCTATCCAAACCGCTAACAGCGGAAATATGGCAACAAAGACTTCCGAAGCCTACCAACGCCTCGCCGACGGCCAGGCCGCAGCCGCACAACAAGCAGCCGAGTCTGTTGCCACCATCTTGCGCAACTCCTGGCCAAAGATTCAGGTCATGCCACTTGCTGTTGAAGGACAACCAGCTGAGGTACTACTCAAGAAGGCTGACGAACTCAGTGCCGATGCCATTGTCGTCGGAAACAAAAAGGCTCAAGGACTCTCCCGCATCCTCGGAAGCATTTCACGCAACGTCGCCGCCGAAGCAAAGTGCGATCTGTACATCGTTAACACCACGCAACAACAATCACGTTAA
- the murA gene encoding UDP-N-acetylglucosamine 1-carboxyvinyltransferase, producing MKDLFIVSGGARLQGAVKVDGAKNSVLKLMAAALLAEGSTTLTNCPEILDVPLMKKVLEGLGCSVVIDGTTVTIDTPAMPSNDADFDAVRQFRASVCVLGPLTARCGEARVALPGGDAIGSRPLDMHQSGLEKLGAKTRIEHGAVVTEASQLTGAKIKLDFPSVGATENILTAAVLADGTTVLDNAAREPEIVDLCNMLLEMGADISGAGTSTITINGVEKLQPTNHEVIGDRIVAGTWAYAAAMTQGDITVSGIAPRHLHLPLAKLRSAGADIETYENGFRVRMNGRPQSVDYQTLPFPGFPTDLQPMAIGLSAVAEGTAVITENVFESRFRFVDEMLRLGADAQVDGHHVVIRGQEKLSSTHVWSSDIRAGAGLVLTALCADEQTTVHDVFHIDRGYPNFVENLQALGATIERGQEETVY from the coding sequence GTGAAAGATCTATTTATTGTTTCCGGCGGAGCGCGCCTACAAGGCGCAGTGAAAGTAGACGGCGCAAAGAACTCTGTTCTTAAACTTATGGCTGCCGCATTGCTCGCTGAAGGATCTACAACGTTAACTAACTGCCCAGAGATCCTCGATGTGCCTTTGATGAAGAAGGTGCTTGAGGGCCTGGGCTGTTCTGTTGTTATAGACGGCACGACTGTCACTATTGATACTCCTGCGATGCCCAGCAATGATGCTGATTTTGATGCGGTTCGCCAGTTCCGCGCCTCTGTGTGTGTGCTTGGTCCGTTGACCGCGCGCTGTGGTGAGGCCCGCGTCGCGCTTCCAGGCGGTGACGCTATTGGCTCCCGTCCGCTGGATATGCACCAGTCGGGTCTGGAAAAGTTGGGGGCAAAGACTCGCATCGAGCACGGTGCGGTGGTTACTGAGGCTTCGCAGCTTACTGGCGCAAAAATTAAGCTGGATTTCCCATCGGTAGGTGCGACAGAGAACATTTTGACAGCCGCAGTGCTTGCCGATGGCACCACGGTCCTCGACAACGCCGCCCGCGAGCCAGAGATTGTTGACCTGTGCAACATGCTTTTGGAAATGGGTGCGGATATTTCCGGCGCAGGCACGTCCACCATCACTATTAATGGTGTCGAAAAGCTACAGCCGACCAACCATGAGGTCATCGGTGATCGCATTGTTGCCGGCACATGGGCATATGCTGCCGCGATGACCCAAGGTGATATCACCGTTAGCGGCATCGCACCGCGCCACCTCCATCTTCCTTTGGCGAAGCTGCGTTCAGCAGGTGCTGACATCGAAACCTATGAGAACGGTTTCCGGGTTCGGATGAATGGACGTCCACAGTCAGTGGACTACCAGACGCTTCCTTTCCCAGGATTCCCAACTGACTTGCAGCCCATGGCGATTGGACTGTCCGCAGTAGCGGAGGGAACCGCGGTCATCACAGAGAACGTCTTTGAATCCCGCTTCCGCTTTGTTGATGAGATGCTGCGCCTTGGTGCCGATGCACAAGTCGATGGACACCACGTAGTCATCCGTGGGCAAGAGAAGCTGTCTTCTACGCACGTGTGGTCTTCCGATATCCGCGCTGGAGCAGGACTTGTCCTCACCGCACTGTGCGCTGATGAGCAGACCACCGTTCATGATGTCTTCCACATTGACCGTGGCTACCCGAACTTCGTGGAAAACCTGCAAGCTCTTGGCGCCACAATCGAGCGCGGACAGGAAGAAACGGTCTATTAA
- the ramA gene encoding acetate metabolism transcriptional regulator RamA: protein MDSHRIKDDDEAVRTALSSLKTATGIPVTMYGTLLPDNRLQITQWVGLRTPALQNLIIEPGVGVGGRVVSTRRAVGVSDYVRANTISHENDRFIQDEGLHSIVAVPVIVQREIRGVIYVGVHSPVRLGDKVIEEVTMTARSLEQDLAVNSALRRMDGNKAGAGRGHVMNGAEWEQVRSTHSKLRMLANRVEDDSLRKELEALCDQMVSPVRVKQSTKLSARELDVLSCVALGHTNVEAAEEMGIGAETVKSYLRSVMRKLGAHTRYEAVNAARRIGALP, encoded by the coding sequence ATGGACTCGCATCGGATCAAAGACGACGATGAAGCCGTCCGTACCGCGCTGTCTTCTCTGAAGACTGCAACTGGCATTCCGGTCACCATGTACGGAACTCTGTTGCCGGATAATCGGCTGCAGATTACTCAGTGGGTTGGTTTGCGTACTCCGGCTCTTCAGAATCTCATCATCGAACCGGGTGTTGGCGTTGGTGGCCGCGTAGTGTCTACCCGCCGTGCTGTTGGTGTTTCTGATTATGTTCGTGCGAACACCATCTCGCATGAAAATGACCGTTTCATCCAGGATGAAGGTCTGCATTCTATTGTCGCGGTTCCTGTCATCGTTCAGCGCGAAATCCGTGGCGTCATTTACGTCGGTGTTCATTCGCCAGTGCGGCTGGGCGACAAGGTGATTGAAGAAGTCACCATGACCGCTCGCAGCCTGGAGCAGGACTTAGCGGTTAACTCCGCTCTGCGTCGCATGGATGGCAACAAGGCTGGCGCTGGCCGTGGCCACGTCATGAACGGTGCGGAGTGGGAGCAGGTTCGCTCCACGCACTCCAAGCTGCGCATGCTGGCTAACCGTGTAGAAGATGATTCCTTGCGCAAAGAACTTGAAGCACTCTGCGATCAGATGGTTTCCCCGGTTCGCGTTAAGCAGTCCACCAAGTTGTCTGCGCGTGAGTTGGATGTCTTAAGCTGCGTCGCCTTGGGGCACACTAACGTGGAAGCGGCAGAGGAAATGGGCATCGGCGCGGAGACCGTGAAGTCTTACTTGCGCTCGGTGATGCGTAAGCTAGGCGCCCATACTCGCTATGAAGCTGTCAACGCTGCGCGCCGGATTGGTGCTTTGCCGTAA
- the cysK gene encoding cysteine synthase A, whose amino-acid sequence MAKIYDSILETIGGTPLVRLNNLTKDIDAEVLVKVESFNPANSVKDRIGKAIIDAAEASGELKPGGTIVEATSGNTGIALALVGAARGYKVILTMPETMSAERRVLLRAYGAEIVLTPGAAGMQGAVDKANEVLAQQENAVLARQFSNEANAQVHYETTGPELWEDSGEKIDAFVAGVGTGGTITGSGRYLKEKNADVRLIAVEPADSPVLTEGKAGPHKIQGLGANFIPEVLDRELLDEVVTATNEESIATARKLATDEGLLVGISSGANISAALKVAARDEFKGKTIVVVAPDFGERYVSTVLFEDIRD is encoded by the coding sequence ATGGCTAAGATTTATGACTCAATCCTCGAAACCATCGGTGGCACCCCACTGGTTCGTCTCAACAACTTGACCAAGGACATCGACGCAGAGGTGCTGGTGAAGGTTGAGTCCTTCAACCCAGCAAACTCCGTCAAGGACCGCATTGGTAAGGCAATCATCGACGCTGCTGAGGCATCCGGAGAGTTGAAGCCAGGCGGCACCATCGTTGAGGCAACCTCCGGCAACACCGGTATTGCACTTGCACTGGTTGGCGCTGCTCGCGGTTACAAGGTCATCTTGACCATGCCTGAGACCATGTCCGCTGAGCGCCGCGTTCTGCTGCGCGCATACGGTGCAGAAATCGTTCTGACCCCAGGCGCTGCTGGAATGCAGGGTGCTGTGGACAAGGCCAATGAAGTTCTGGCTCAGCAGGAAAACGCTGTTCTGGCTCGTCAGTTCTCCAACGAGGCAAACGCACAGGTTCATTATGAGACCACCGGCCCAGAGCTTTGGGAAGACTCCGGCGAGAAGATTGACGCTTTCGTAGCTGGCGTCGGCACCGGCGGCACCATCACCGGTTCCGGCCGTTACCTGAAGGAAAAGAACGCTGACGTTCGCCTGATTGCTGTTGAGCCAGCTGACTCCCCGGTTCTGACCGAGGGCAAGGCTGGCCCACACAAGATTCAGGGCCTGGGCGCTAACTTCATCCCTGAGGTTCTTGACCGCGAGCTGCTCGATGAGGTTGTTACCGCAACCAACGAAGAGTCAATCGCTACCGCTCGCAAGCTGGCTACCGATGAAGGCCTGCTGGTTGGTATCTCCTCCGGCGCCAACATCTCCGCTGCGCTAAAGGTTGCTGCTCGTGATGAGTTCAAGGGCAAGACCATCGTTGTTGTTGCACCTGACTTTGGTGAGCGCTACGTCTCCACCGTCCTGTTCGAGGACATTCGCGACTAA
- the epsC gene encoding serine O-acetyltransferase EpsC: protein MNPLTISSRIREDLKNAREHDPAARSDVENAVVYSGLHAIWLHRICHWMWKRNIKGPARILAQFNRFLTGIEIHPGATIGRRFFIDHGMGIVIGETAEIGDGVMLYHGVTLGGQVLTQTKRHPTLKDNVVVGAGAKVLGPITIGEGSAVGANAVVTKDVPDNHTATGIPAKNRPRKKEEQIKLVDPDYFI, encoded by the coding sequence ATGAACCCTTTGACTATCAGTTCTCGGATTCGGGAAGACCTTAAAAATGCCCGCGAGCATGACCCTGCTGCTCGCAGCGACGTTGAAAACGCTGTCGTTTATTCCGGTCTTCACGCCATCTGGCTTCACCGCATTTGCCACTGGATGTGGAAGCGCAACATCAAGGGACCGGCACGCATTTTAGCCCAGTTCAACCGCTTCCTCACGGGCATTGAAATCCACCCTGGTGCGACTATTGGCCGCCGCTTCTTTATTGACCACGGCATGGGCATCGTTATTGGTGAAACCGCCGAAATTGGTGACGGTGTCATGCTGTACCACGGCGTCACGCTGGGTGGCCAGGTGCTTACGCAAACTAAGCGCCACCCAACTTTGAAGGACAACGTTGTTGTCGGCGCCGGCGCAAAGGTCTTGGGCCCCATCACTATCGGTGAAGGCTCCGCTGTTGGCGCCAACGCGGTAGTGACGAAGGATGTGCCAGATAACCACACCGCTACCGGTATTCCAGCGAAGAACCGACCTCGCAAGAAAGAAGAGCAGATCAAGCTGGTTGACCCGGATTACTTCATCTAG
- a CDS encoding GNAT family N-acetyltransferase, with protein MSTEDKNNEIVHDAENTKYVLKVDGKEAGAAHYVLAAEGVRDFNHTVVDEAFQGHGLSKPLIAGALDASREDGVKVIATCPAVRKFVRTTGEYKDILVKASDVEGS; from the coding sequence ATGAGCACCGAAGACAAAAACAACGAGATTGTCCACGACGCTGAGAACACCAAGTACGTTCTCAAAGTTGATGGGAAAGAAGCTGGCGCAGCGCACTACGTGCTTGCTGCGGAGGGCGTGCGCGATTTCAACCACACCGTCGTTGATGAAGCCTTCCAAGGCCATGGTCTTTCAAAGCCTTTGATTGCTGGCGCGTTGGATGCCTCCCGGGAAGATGGCGTCAAAGTCATTGCTACCTGCCCTGCAGTACGCAAATTCGTACGTACCACGGGTGAGTACAAGGACATCCTCGTTAAAGCTTCTGATGTAGAAGGCAGCTAG
- a CDS encoding GNAT family N-acetyltransferase — MSQEVTHNTDRKRFVITVDGETAGHADYVTPSDDVRDFNHTVINPDFRGKGLSSPLIKTALDETREAGLKAVASCSAVQHFVSKNPEYEDLIRR; from the coding sequence ATGTCACAAGAAGTAACTCATAACACTGACCGTAAGCGTTTCGTCATCACAGTAGATGGTGAAACCGCAGGCCACGCCGATTACGTCACCCCATCTGATGATGTTCGCGATTTCAACCACACGGTTATCAACCCTGATTTCCGCGGCAAGGGTCTGTCCTCACCTTTGATTAAGACAGCCTTGGATGAGACCCGCGAAGCCGGCCTTAAGGCTGTTGCATCCTGCTCAGCAGTACAGCACTTCGTGTCCAAGAACCCAGAATACGAAGACCTGATTCGTCGCTAA
- a CDS encoding vWA domain-containing protein — MVKLPLRTATQFLALLVTIMFVITWTAWPALAQSASTSDEVAESESSASDTEDEPADSDSSESSDGGDSRAALIMDASDSMMAQDVDGGTRLDAAKQAANQLVDSLPETAVMGMLVYGASESNAPDNRERGCQDIDVLAPVERIDKEELKGEIDALEAQGYTPMGNALRAAADELGSEGERSIILVSDGIDTCAPPPVCEVAEELAGDGLDLAIHTVGFKADEAAQAELECISEISGGIYVEAENAEELGNQLEFLVQRDAVGYEMAGTEFEYADNIDDAKWLDEGQYQTHVTVSGTESEVNYFRVAVPEGHNAMISVTGIPQRDATGSVASGSDGSVRVNAAEVSNHMDGSDCRADESMTVWRGNVDMRNLFPTEPMTSFIDGEEVGNCDMEEWIVGHTFTAGTDGELVGEELGVEVNIYYEPVPPENVIQLEGDFGSLAQESPDVKFGEAQGVENGTSFNDAPEIEPGTIKNSIVAGETHYYKIPVEWGQVPEMAIRNRLNENIDSAWLSLQLVNPVKSVVEDTYNSQHTSNDTDVSHLMSDRPLRYNNRNANAGGDRMSIAGDHFIAVSLSVPWDEESLRNIDQEYELAVDVTRPVDEGSDWRPTYEPGPESSDTPPTFEAASSEAEETATESEEATDTDTSNAAAEGESGGGGFNGAIWGAVGILVLGLLAAIAVIVMRMRNKQ, encoded by the coding sequence ATGGTGAAATTGCCTCTGAGGACCGCCACTCAATTCCTTGCCCTGTTGGTAACAATCATGTTTGTTATCACCTGGACGGCGTGGCCAGCGTTAGCCCAAAGCGCATCTACCAGCGATGAAGTAGCAGAGTCGGAGTCTTCTGCGAGTGATACCGAAGATGAACCAGCTGATTCGGACAGCTCTGAAAGCTCCGATGGTGGTGACTCCCGTGCCGCGCTGATCATGGATGCTTCAGATTCCATGATGGCGCAGGACGTTGATGGGGGAACGCGTCTGGATGCTGCGAAGCAGGCAGCTAATCAGCTGGTGGATTCCCTGCCGGAGACGGCCGTGATGGGCATGCTTGTCTATGGCGCCTCTGAGTCCAACGCGCCGGACAATCGTGAAAGAGGATGTCAGGATATTGATGTCCTGGCCCCGGTTGAGCGCATTGACAAAGAAGAACTCAAGGGTGAGATTGATGCCTTGGAGGCGCAGGGCTACACCCCGATGGGCAATGCTTTGCGCGCGGCTGCCGATGAGCTTGGCAGCGAGGGGGAGCGCTCCATCATCTTGGTCTCTGACGGCATTGACACCTGCGCGCCGCCGCCTGTCTGTGAGGTTGCAGAAGAACTCGCCGGCGACGGTTTGGACCTCGCGATCCACACCGTGGGTTTCAAGGCCGATGAAGCTGCCCAGGCTGAGCTGGAGTGCATCTCTGAGATCTCCGGTGGCATCTACGTTGAAGCCGAGAACGCCGAGGAACTCGGCAACCAGCTCGAGTTCCTGGTCCAGCGCGACGCCGTCGGCTACGAAATGGCCGGCACCGAATTTGAATACGCCGACAACATCGACGACGCCAAATGGCTCGATGAAGGTCAATACCAAACTCATGTCACTGTCTCCGGTACTGAATCCGAGGTCAACTACTTCCGAGTTGCTGTTCCTGAGGGCCACAATGCGATGATTTCAGTAACCGGTATCCCGCAGCGTGACGCAACCGGATCCGTAGCCTCAGGAAGTGATGGCAGCGTTCGAGTGAATGCCGCTGAGGTGTCTAATCACATGGACGGTTCGGACTGCCGGGCAGATGAGTCGATGACGGTCTGGCGGGGAAACGTCGACATGAGAAATCTCTTCCCAACTGAACCGATGACATCTTTCATCGACGGTGAAGAAGTGGGCAATTGCGACATGGAGGAGTGGATTGTCGGGCACACTTTCACCGCGGGAACGGATGGTGAATTAGTCGGTGAAGAGCTCGGCGTAGAAGTCAACATCTACTACGAGCCTGTACCGCCGGAAAATGTTATTCAACTAGAAGGCGACTTTGGATCTTTAGCTCAGGAGTCTCCCGATGTGAAGTTTGGTGAGGCTCAAGGTGTTGAAAATGGCACCAGCTTTAATGACGCACCCGAGATTGAGCCAGGAACCATTAAGAACTCCATCGTGGCCGGTGAAACCCACTACTACAAGATCCCCGTCGAATGGGGCCAGGTTCCGGAGATGGCCATTCGTAATCGCCTGAATGAGAACATCGACTCCGCGTGGTTGTCTCTCCAGCTGGTCAATCCAGTGAAATCGGTCGTGGAAGATACTTACAATTCTCAGCACACTTCAAATGACACTGACGTTTCTCACCTGATGTCGGACCGCCCGCTGCGTTACAACAACAGAAACGCGAACGCAGGAGGAGATCGCATGTCCATTGCCGGTGATCACTTCATTGCTGTGTCGCTGTCGGTGCCGTGGGATGAAGAAAGCCTCAGAAACATTGACCAGGAGTATGAGCTCGCGGTTGATGTAACTCGTCCCGTGGATGAGGGCAGTGACTGGCGTCCAACCTATGAGCCGGGACCAGAGTCTTCGGATACCCCACCGACCTTTGAAGCGGCATCTTCTGAAGCAGAGGAGACCGCTACGGAGTCGGAGGAAGCCACTGATACAGATACCTCCAATGCGGCGGCGGAAGGAGAGTCCGGCGGCGGTGGATTTAATGGCGCCATCTGGGGTGCGGTTGGCATCTTGGTGCTAGGTCTTCTAGCCGCAATCGCGGTCATCGTGATGCGGATGCGCAACAAGCAATAG